The following coding sequences lie in one Cherax quadricarinatus isolate ZL_2023a chromosome 8, ASM3850222v1, whole genome shotgun sequence genomic window:
- the LOC128685408 gene encoding uncharacterized protein, translating into MRTLVLVSLFAAASAGSLQTYGLPSRSGLSHSLGASRVSSGVGFSGSLVSGGVGLSGGLVSRGVGLSSGSGFSGGAGFAGGAGFSRGAGFTGGVGVSGGAGLIGGACGNGQIRHVDGSCVTPQITRNLYVYSAPPLAPIVGPPPIVPPPKIEQNVLFIRSPDVDIAQDPIIVPPPQTKNVVYVLNKRPELDQKVVHLPALEQQTPEVFFVNYAEGDNPTLPTGEDLQSALSSAAHGGGEVIGTAGGIGGAGIGIGGGFGGGIGGGVGGGVGVGIGRGIGGGFGSGVGVSVGGIGGGSVGGIGIGSGIGIGGGSVKHSGFSVTTPSSLYGAP; encoded by the exons ATGAGGACCCTG GTACTTGTTTCGTTGTTTGCTGCGGCGTCCGCCGGCTCCCTCCAGACCTATGGTCTCCCATCACGTTCTGGACTAAGTCACTCCTTAGGGGCTTCACGCGTCTCCAGTGGTGTTGGCTTCTCTGGTAGCTTAGTCTCCGGTGGTGTCGGCTTATCTGGCGGCTTAGTCTCTCGTGGTGTTGGCTTATCTAGCGGCTCTGGGTTCTCTGGTGGTGCAGGATTTGCTGGTGGTGCAGGATTCTCTAGAGGTGCAGGATTCACTGGTGGGGTAGGCGTTTCTGGTGGCGCTGGACTCATTGGAGGTGCCTGTGGAAATGGACAGATCCGTCATGTGGATGGAAGCTGCGTGACTCCTCAAATCACCAGAAACTTGTACGTGTACAGTGCTCCACCACTGGCTCCAATCGTAGGACCACCACCAATTGTTCCTCCACCCAAGATAGAACAAAACGTTTTATTCATCCGTTCACCCGATGTTGACATAGCTCAAGACCCCATTATTGTTCCTCCCCCACAAACGAAAAATGTTGTGTACGTCCTCAACAAGCGACCTGAACTGGATCAGAAAGTCGTCCACCTCCCAGCACTTGAGCAACAAACTCCTGAAGTGTTCTTCGTCAACTATGCCGAAGGCGACAACCCGACTTTGCCCACAGGAGAGGACCTCCAGTCTGCTCTCAGCTCCGCcgctcatggtggtggtgaggttattGGTACTGCTGGTGGCATTGGAGGCGCCGGAATCGGCATTGGAGGTGGTTTTGGAGGCGGGAttggaggaggggttggaggcggCGTTGGAGTCGGCATTGGCAGGGGCATCGGAGGTGGCTTTGGAAGTGGCGTTGGAGTCAGTGTTGGAGGAATTGGAGgcggcagtgttggtggtattggcaTAGGATCTGGCATAGGTATTGGAGGAGGATCTGTGAAACACAGTGGCTTCAGTGTTACCACGCCGTCTAGTCTATATGGCGCTCCATAA